From the genome of Lotus japonicus ecotype B-129 chromosome 6, LjGifu_v1.2, one region includes:
- the LOC130724289 gene encoding berberine bridge enzyme-like 21, which yields MAPSKSLSLQHFLLPLHLLLLHGVIAASSAPAPPSVYDTFLKCLTQHTTSTTNLVFSPTNPSFSTVLQNYIRNARFNTSATKKPLIIVTPLQESHVQAAVICAKTIKVQLKIRSGGHDYEGISYISNEPFIIIDLFNLRRVTVDIAKEVAVVQAGATLGELYYGIWQKSKVHGFPAGVCPTVGVGGHISGGGYGNMLRKYGLSVDNVIDAQIVDVQGRILDRKSMGEDLFWAIRGGGGGSFGVILSYTVKLVKVPEIVTVFRVEKTLDQNATDLVLQWQQVAPTTDDRLFMRLLLQPISSKVVKGTKTGRATVIAMFLGGANEVVSILGKEFPVLGLKKENCTELSWINSVLWWNDDESFVKGAKPETLLDRNVNSADFLKRKSDYVQKPISRDGLESIWKKLIELGKVGFVFNPYGGKMNEIPSDATPFPHRTGNLFKMQYSVNWHDPSPALAQNYTNQAKIMYSYMTPFVSKTRSAYLNYRDLDIGVNNFDQRSYQEGEVYGTKYFGNNFERLVKVKTAVDPVNFFRNEQSIPVHPSKTV from the coding sequence ATGGCACCATCAAAATCACTTTCTCtccaacattttcttcttcctctgcatcttcttcttcttcatggtgTCATTGCTGCTTCATCTGCACCAGCACCACCATCAGTGTACGACACATTCCTCAAGTGCCTAACACAGCACACAACCTCCACCACCAACCTTGTCTTCTCCCCCACCAACCCCTCCTTCTCCACCGTCCTCCAAAACTACATCCGCAACGCTCGTTTCAACACCTCCGCAACCAAAAAGCCGTTAATCATCGTTACCCCCCTGCAAGAATCTCACGTCCAAGCCGCCGTCATCTGCGCCAAAACCATTAAAGTCCAGCTCAAAATCCGCAGCGGCGGCCATGACTACGAGGGAATCTCGTACATCTCCAATGAGCCCTTCATCATCATCGACCTCTTCAACCTCCGCCGCGTCACGGTCGATATCGCGAAGGAAGTCGCGGTGGTTCAAGCCGGCGCGACGCTTGGGGAGCTTTACTACGGGATATGGCAGAAGAGTAAGGTTCATGGCTTCCCTGCTGGGGTTTGTCCCACTGTAGGTGTCGGTGGCCATATCAGCGGCGGAGGGTACGGTAACATGTTGAGAAAATATGGTCTATCTGTTGATAATGTGATTGATGCTCAGATTGTTGATGTCCAAGGTAGAATTCTCGATAGAAAATCAATGGGTGAAGATTTGTTCTGGGCTAttagaggtggtggtggaggtagcTTTGGTGTGATTTTATCATACACGGTTAAACTGGTTAAGGTTCCTGAAATTGTTACTGTTTTTCGTGTGGAGAAGACTCTGGATCAGAATGCTACTGATCTTGTTCTTCAATGGCAGCAGGTTGCTCCAACAACTGATGACAGGCTATTCATGAGGCTGTTGTTGCAGCCAATTAGTTCCAAGGTTGTGAAGGGGACAAAAACTGGAAGAGCTACTGTTATTGCAATGTTTCTTGGAGGAGCCAATGAGGTTGTGTCAATTTTGGGGAAGGAGTTTCCTGTTCTTGGGTTGAAGAAGGAGAATTGCACTGAGTTGAGTTGGATTAATTCTGTTTTATGGTGGAATGATGATGAGAGTTTTGTAAAGGGTGCTAAGCCAGAGACCCTTTTGGATAGGAATGTGAATTCTGCTGATTTTCTCAAGAGGAAATCTGATTATGTGCAGAAACCAATTTCAAGAGATGGGTTGGAATCGATTTGGAAGAAGTTGATTGAATTAGGGAAAGTAGGATTTGTTTTCAATCCTTATGGTGgaaaaatgaatgagattcCATCTGATGCAACACCATTCCCTCACCGTACTGGAAATCTCTTCAAAATGCAGTATTCTGTGAACTGGCATGATCCATCTCCAGCTCTAGCACAAAACTACACAAACCAGGCTAAGATAATGTACAGTTACATGACCCCTTTTGTGTCCAAGACAAGGAGTGCTTATTTGAATTACAGAGATCTTGACATTGGGGTCAATAATTTTGATCAGAGAAGCTATCAAGAAGGGGAGGTTTATGGAACCAAGTACTTCGGTAACAATTTTGAGAGGCTAGTGAAGGTTAAAACTGCTGTGGATCCTGTTAACTTTTTCAGGAATGAGCAAAGTATTCCTGTACATCCTAGCAAGACAGTATAG